The proteins below come from a single Bacillus solimangrovi genomic window:
- a CDS encoding YitT family protein, with the protein MAKKQHKKESIPHLLYRLLLITVGAALAAISIELFLVPNQIIDGGIIGVSIILNYLIGETSRLISFGTLVVVLNLPFMYFGYKQIGKTFVLSSIYGIIALAVIESFLHHVEPFDLSQPILAAVFGGLILGIGVGLVIRHGGSMDGTEILGILLTKRLPFSVGEFVMFMNIFIFGWAAFVFGLEQALFSIMAYYIAFKTIDTVIQGLDETKAVIIVSDRYEEVSDAILDRLGRGTTKLKGKGGYTDEEKEVIYAVITRLEVTKLKSVVHDIDPRAFITIMNTQETKGAKFKSPIH; encoded by the coding sequence ATGGCGAAGAAACAGCATAAGAAGGAAAGCATTCCACATTTATTATATCGATTGTTACTTATAACCGTAGGAGCGGCTTTAGCTGCAATATCAATTGAGCTTTTTCTAGTTCCTAATCAAATCATTGACGGTGGAATAATTGGTGTTTCAATTATTTTAAATTATTTAATTGGAGAAACATCTAGGCTTATTAGTTTTGGAACATTAGTTGTTGTATTAAACTTACCATTTATGTATTTTGGTTATAAACAAATTGGGAAAACGTTTGTATTATCTTCCATATACGGGATTATTGCATTGGCTGTCATTGAAAGTTTCCTTCATCATGTAGAGCCATTTGACTTAAGTCAGCCTATATTAGCTGCTGTGTTTGGTGGTTTAATTCTTGGTATTGGTGTTGGGCTTGTTATCCGTCATGGTGGATCGATGGATGGAACAGAAATCTTAGGGATATTACTTACAAAGAGACTTCCATTCTCTGTTGGTGAGTTTGTGATGTTCATGAATATATTTATTTTTGGTTGGGCAGCGTTTGTATTTGGGCTAGAACAAGCTTTATTCTCGATAATGGCATATTATATTGCATTTAAGACAATTGATACTGTCATTCAAGGACTGGATGAGACTAAGGCTGTTATCATCGTATCTGACCGCTATGAGGAAGTTTCAGATGCTATTCTTGATCGATTAGGTCGTGGTACAACAAAGCTGAAAGGAAAAGGTGGGTATACAGATGAAGAAAAAGAAGTAATTTATGCTGTTATTACTCGTCTGGAAGTAACGAAGTTAAAGTCTGTTGTTCATGATATAGATCCTAGAGCCTTTATTACGATTATGAATACACAAGAAACAAAAGGTGCTAAGTTTAAATCACCAATCCATTAA
- a CDS encoding lytic transglycosylase domain-containing protein, translating into MKNFINRPRYMFMSLVIIGACMVIAIQSYYEHKLAILEKDISDLEEKTITYRDAIKQTKSEENERNQGIATYKEWEEAEQLADHFVEKSDGKFKEEWALFMINEAKKENVDPSIVYELLAVETGERFDPTLQGPDTVYGRAYGLAQFMKNTAPWIADMAGLEYEDELLFNPYYSIQLSITYLNFLHERYDGDWDQALTAYNRGIYGLEEYIEENGHAQSGYAKKIQNNAKENELIAFNE; encoded by the coding sequence ATGAAAAATTTCATCAATCGTCCAAGATATATGTTTATGTCTCTAGTCATTATAGGAGCATGTATGGTAATTGCGATTCAAAGTTATTATGAACATAAATTAGCTATTCTCGAAAAAGATATATCTGATCTTGAAGAGAAAACAATTACTTATCGTGATGCTATAAAGCAAACTAAAAGTGAAGAGAATGAGAGAAATCAAGGGATTGCCACATACAAAGAATGGGAAGAAGCAGAACAATTAGCTGATCATTTTGTAGAGAAAAGTGACGGGAAGTTTAAAGAAGAATGGGCTTTGTTTATGATTAATGAAGCTAAAAAAGAAAATGTAGATCCATCTATTGTATATGAGTTACTCGCTGTTGAAACTGGTGAGCGATTTGATCCAACTCTACAAGGTCCAGATACAGTATATGGACGAGCCTACGGCTTAGCACAATTTATGAAAAATACAGCTCCATGGATAGCAGATATGGCAGGGCTTGAGTATGAGGATGAATTATTGTTTAATCCATATTATTCAATTCAGTTGTCTATAACTTATTTGAATTTCTTACATGAACGTTATGACGGTGATTGGGATCAAGCTTTAACTGCTTATAACAGAGGGATTTATGGTTTGGAAGAGTATATTGAGGAAAATGGACATGCTCAAAGTGGGTATGCAAAAAAAATCCAAAACAATGCAAAAGAAAATGAACTTATTGCATTTAATGAATAA
- a CDS encoding metal ABC transporter ATP-binding protein, whose amino-acid sequence MSKPVLNIEHLYFKYEKQDVLEDITLKMPKGAFLGLVGPNGSGKSTLIKLILGLQKSRKGKIELFGTPIQKFKDWDKVGFVSQKANSFNTGFPATVFEVVSMGLVSKLGFFRFMRKQEKDKIYEAIEAVGMLEYASKNIGELSGGQQQRVFIARALVSEPELLILDEPTVGVDAKNVNVFYGMLEELNRKKGISLLLITHDIGTITDKVTHVACLNRHLHFHGETEDFEKLGDENMSQIYGHSLQVLTHNHGGHAHD is encoded by the coding sequence ATGAGTAAACCAGTATTAAATATAGAACACCTCTATTTTAAATATGAAAAACAAGATGTGTTGGAAGATATAACTTTGAAAATGCCAAAAGGTGCATTTTTAGGTTTGGTAGGACCGAATGGTTCAGGTAAATCAACGTTAATTAAGTTAATTTTAGGTTTACAAAAATCACGTAAAGGAAAAATAGAGTTGTTTGGCACACCGATTCAAAAATTTAAAGACTGGGACAAAGTAGGTTTTGTTTCACAAAAGGCTAACAGTTTCAATACAGGTTTTCCGGCAACTGTTTTTGAGGTTGTCTCAATGGGATTAGTGTCAAAACTAGGATTCTTTCGATTTATGAGAAAACAAGAGAAGGATAAAATCTATGAAGCTATTGAAGCTGTCGGTATGTTGGAGTACGCATCCAAAAATATTGGAGAGCTCTCAGGAGGGCAACAACAGCGTGTATTTATCGCGCGAGCACTTGTAAGTGAACCAGAATTACTTATTTTAGACGAGCCAACAGTTGGAGTAGATGCGAAAAACGTGAATGTATTCTATGGAATGCTTGAAGAGCTTAATCGAAAAAAAGGAATCAGCTTACTGTTGATTACACATGACATTGGTACAATTACGGATAAAGTCACTCATGTTGCTTGTTTAAACAGACATCTTCATTTTCATGGTGAAACAGAAGATTTTGAAAAACTTGGTGATGAAAATATGTCTCAAATTTATGGACATTCACTTCAAGTATTAACACATAATCATGGAGGACATGCACATGATTGA
- a CDS encoding metal ABC transporter permease has translation MIEGFFKYEFLQNAVLTGLMIGFIAPLLGVFIVVRRLSLIADALSHITLAGISLSMLLEKKLGLTILNPVYFGMIFSVLGSLFIEKLRKVYKHYEELAIPIILSGGIGLSVIFISLAEGFNADLFSYLFGSVTAVSRADLWMIMVITIIVVLTVILFYKELFTVSFDEEHAIASGIKTKAVHSIIIVVVALVIAASMRIVGILLVSSLMTLPVAASIRVAKGFKQTIFLSIIFGELAVMGGLVGAYYLNLAPGGTIVILAVFILIGAIVWRRIRHT, from the coding sequence ATGATTGAAGGCTTCTTTAAGTATGAGTTTCTACAAAATGCAGTTCTTACAGGATTAATGATAGGTTTTATTGCGCCATTATTAGGTGTCTTTATCGTAGTTCGTCGTTTATCGTTAATCGCTGATGCTCTGTCACATATTACGCTTGCAGGAATTTCATTAAGTATGTTATTAGAAAAAAAGTTAGGATTAACAATTTTAAACCCAGTATATTTTGGGATGATCTTTTCAGTTCTTGGTTCATTGTTTATAGAAAAATTACGTAAGGTGTACAAACATTATGAAGAACTTGCAATTCCGATTATATTATCTGGTGGAATCGGATTAAGTGTCATTTTTATATCACTTGCAGAGGGTTTTAATGCTGACTTATTCAGTTATTTATTCGGAAGTGTTACTGCTGTTAGTCGTGCAGATTTATGGATGATAATGGTCATTACAATAATTGTTGTTTTGACAGTCATTTTATTTTACAAAGAACTATTTACCGTTTCTTTTGACGAAGAACATGCAATTGCATCAGGAATAAAAACAAAAGCAGTACATTCAATTATCATTGTAGTAGTTGCACTTGTAATTGCAGCCTCAATGCGAATTGTTGGAATTTTACTTGTGTCTTCACTGATGACACTTCCAGTTGCAGCATCTATTCGCGTGGCAAAAGGATTTAAACAAACGATTTTTCTTTCTATTATTTTTGGAGAATTAGCAGTTATGGGTGGCTTAGTTGGAGCTTATTATCTTAATTTAGCTCCAGGTGGAACAATTGTCATTTTGGCTGTATTCATTCTTATTGGTGCTATAGTGTGGAGACGTATTCGGCATACTTAA
- a CDS encoding Fur family transcriptional regulator, producing MKLEYALEMLKNEGYKYTIKREEMLRFFVGNNRYIRAKDVLDGMKMKYPNLSFDTIYRNLSLFADLEILEETELEGEKHFRIKCATDDHHHHFICMECGMTAQINACPMERVQHQLGNVAITGHKFEVYGKCQKCQL from the coding sequence TTGAAGTTAGAATATGCGTTAGAAATGTTGAAGAACGAAGGGTATAAATACACAATTAAGCGTGAGGAAATGTTGCGTTTTTTTGTTGGTAATAATAGATATATTAGAGCGAAGGATGTACTAGATGGGATGAAGATGAAATATCCAAATTTGAGCTTTGATACAATTTATCGAAATTTATCTTTGTTTGCAGATTTGGAGATTTTAGAGGAAACTGAATTGGAAGGGGAAAAGCATTTTCGAATTAAATGTGCAACAGATGATCATCACCATCATTTTATTTGCATGGAATGTGGAATGACTGCTCAAATTAATGCTTGCCCTATGGAAAGAGTACAACATCAGCTTGGAAATGTTGCGATAACTGGACATAAATTCGAAGTATATGGTAAATGTCAGAAATGCCAATTATGA
- a CDS encoding DUF4190 domain-containing protein: MTDDNKQNRHYNKEEVMKAAEHEYSEEMATEVAAPRVDIVGRNGADSIDSREVRNNENVDESSGRGMGMFGLVLSVLSLFFLPVILGAAGIIVGFVARRRGAVSLGAWAIGVGAASIVVSLFVAPFF; encoded by the coding sequence GTGACAGACGATAATAAACAAAATCGACATTACAATAAAGAAGAAGTAATGAAAGCAGCGGAGCATGAGTATTCAGAAGAAATGGCAACCGAGGTTGCGGCTCCGAGAGTAGATATCGTAGGTCGGAATGGAGCAGATTCAATTGATTCTCGGGAAGTGAGAAACAATGAGAATGTTGATGAATCAAGCGGTAGAGGTATGGGGATGTTCGGTTTGGTTCTATCTGTATTATCATTATTCTTCCTTCCGGTCATCTTGGGTGCCGCAGGAATCATTGTTGGCTTTGTTGCACGAAGAAGAGGAGCTGTAAGTCTTGGAGCATGGGCAATTGGGGTTGGCGCAGCATCTATCGTTGTCTCATTATTTGTAGCACCTTTTTTTTAA
- the ispG gene encoding flavodoxin-dependent (E)-4-hydroxy-3-methylbut-2-enyl-diphosphate synthase — protein MKELVHRTKTRPVKVGNLTIGGNNHVVIQSMTTTKTHDVEATVAEINRLEEAGCQIVRVACPDERAANAIADIKKRINIPLVVDIHFDYKLALKAIEGGADKIRINPGNIGKREKVEAVVNAAKEKGVPIRIGVNAGSLEKRILNKYGYPTADGMVESALHHIKILEDLDFHDIIVSLKASDVNLAIEAYEKAARAFDYPLHLGITESGTLFAGTVKSAAGLGAILSQGIGNTVRISLSADPVEEVKVARELLKSFGLAANAATLISCPTCGRIEIDLISIANEVEEYISTIKAPIKVAVLGCAVNGPGEAREADIGIAGARGEGLLFRHGEIVRKVPEETMVEELKKEIDKIAEEYRKQEETQKA, from the coding sequence ATGAAAGAGCTTGTGCATCGCACAAAGACACGACCGGTCAAAGTCGGAAACTTAACGATCGGTGGTAATAATCATGTTGTCATTCAAAGTATGACAACGACTAAAACACATGATGTTGAAGCAACTGTTGCTGAAATCAATCGACTTGAAGAAGCAGGTTGTCAAATCGTTCGTGTAGCTTGTCCTGATGAACGTGCTGCTAATGCAATTGCAGATATTAAAAAGAGAATTAATATCCCACTTGTTGTCGATATCCACTTTGACTACAAATTAGCATTAAAAGCTATTGAAGGTGGAGCTGATAAAATCCGCATAAACCCTGGAAATATTGGTAAACGTGAGAAAGTTGAAGCAGTAGTAAATGCTGCAAAAGAAAAAGGCGTTCCAATTCGAATCGGTGTAAATGCTGGTTCATTAGAAAAAAGAATTTTAAATAAATATGGTTATCCGACGGCAGATGGCATGGTCGAAAGTGCGCTACATCATATTAAAATTCTTGAAGACCTTGATTTTCACGATATCATCGTGTCATTAAAAGCTTCTGACGTCAATTTAGCAATTGAAGCTTATGAAAAAGCAGCTCGTGCTTTCGATTATCCATTACACTTAGGAATTACAGAATCCGGCACCCTATTTGCTGGAACTGTTAAAAGTGCAGCAGGTCTTGGTGCTATATTAAGTCAAGGGATTGGAAATACAGTTCGTATCTCTTTGAGTGCTGATCCTGTAGAAGAAGTAAAAGTTGCTAGAGAATTACTAAAGTCATTCGGCTTAGCAGCGAATGCTGCAACATTAATCTCTTGCCCAACTTGTGGGAGAATAGAAATCGACTTAATAAGCATCGCAAATGAAGTTGAGGAATATATCTCAACAATTAAAGCACCAATCAAAGTTGCTGTACTCGGATGTGCAGTAAACGGACCTGGTGAAGCACGAGAAGCTGATATTGGAATTGCTGGAGCCCGTGGTGAAGGTTTATTGTTCCGACACGGTGAAATTGTAAGGAAAGTACCAGAAGAAACTATGGTCGAAGAACTTAAGAAAGAAATTGATAAAATTGCTGAAGAATATAGAAAACAGGAAGAAACACAGAAAGCTTGA